Within Candidatus Krumholzibacteriia bacterium, the genomic segment CCAGCGACGCTCCCGTTCTGCTTCGTCACACACCGGTGCCGAGCCCCTTCGCCGATCGGACCTACGTGACCGCCCACGTCGAGGGGACGGTGGAGAGCGCGCGGCTGACCGTGTACGATCTCAGCGGTCGCACGGTCTACACCTCGGACTTCTTCGAAGCGCACGAGGTGACCAGTGGCACGGGAGAGACCCTGCGTGCCGTCACCGTCGAGTGGAACGCCCGCGACGAGGTGGGCGACGAGGTCGCCAACGGCACCTACCTCTACCGCCTCGAGGTCCGCGGACCGGCCGGCCGTGCGCGCAGCGACATGGGTCGGGTCGTCGTCATGCGCTGAACGGGTCGGACGCGGAACCGGCAGGGAGGCTGGATCCTGGAGGACCGGAGTCTGTACGAGCTCCTGCGGGGACTGACCACCGAGGAGCGCAACCCACGCACGCGCGAGATCGATCGTGGATCGACACTGGACGTGTTGCGCGCGATCCACGCGGAGGACCGCTCGGTCCTCGACGTGGTCGAGGCCGCACTTCCGCGCTGGGCGGTGGTGGTGGACCGTGTGGTCGACGCCTTCCGCCAGGGTGGTCGTCTCGTCTACGCGGGGGCGGGCACCAGCGGCCGCCTCGGTGTGCTCGACGCGGCCGAGTGCCCTCCGACCTACGGCACCGACCCCGAACTCGTCCGCGGCCTCGTCGCGGGCGGTGCTCCCACGCTCGTTCGGAGCGCCGAAGGTGTGGAGGACGACGAGGCCGCAGCGGTGGCCGACGTCGACGACGTCGGCCCGGGGGAACGCGACGTGCTCGTCGGCATCTCGGCCAGTCGCCGCACGCCCTATGTGCGCGCCGTCCTGCGCCGGGCACGGGAGCGCGGCGCGTGGACGGCCTTCCTCGTGGGCAACCATCTCGATCCCGACGACGAGGCCGCCGTCGCCGACCACGTGGTCGAGGTCGTCACCGGTCCCGAGGCGATCACCGGCAGCACACGGATGAAGGCTGCGCTGGCCCAGAAGATGATGCTGACCATGCTCACCACCGCGGCCATGGTGCGTTGGGGCAAGACCTACGAGAATCTGATGGTCGACGTCGCTCCGACCAGTCGCAAGCTGGTCGAGCGGGCCAAGGGTCTGGTCATGCACCTGGGCGGTGTGGACTACGAGCACGCGGCCGAG encodes:
- the murQ gene encoding N-acetylmuramic acid 6-phosphate etherase, with translation MRGLTTEERNPRTREIDRGSTLDVLRAIHAEDRSVLDVVEAALPRWAVVVDRVVDAFRQGGRLVYAGAGTSGRLGVLDAAECPPTYGTDPELVRGLVAGGAPTLVRSAEGVEDDEAAAVADVDDVGPGERDVLVGISASRRTPYVRAVLRRARERGAWTAFLVGNHLDPDDEAAVADHVVEVVTGPEAITGSTRMKAALAQKMMLTMLTTAAMVRWGKTYENLMVDVAPTSRKLVERAKGLVMHLGGVDYEHAAELLEATDHQVKTAVVVARRGGTPAAARARLDRAGGSLRAALAGDTQETH